One segment of Panicum virgatum strain AP13 chromosome 1K, P.virgatum_v5, whole genome shotgun sequence DNA contains the following:
- the LOC120706349 gene encoding NAC domain-containing protein 92-like, with protein MEHDVHHHHQQQQRQEAMELPPGFRFHPTDEELITHYLAWKAADPRFAPRAVGEADLNKCEPWDLPARATMGEKEWYFFCVKDRKYPTGLRTNRATESGYWKATGKDREILRGKALVGMKKTLVFYTGRAPKGGKTGWVMHEYRLDGKHAAAAGSSSRLISSIRAGASKDEWVLCRVFKKSIEIEPPVVAAGGKRSPSGAACTEVADVVGPSVSMADDLAACALPPLMDVSGGSGAAMSLSAAAAAAAGIELPPPSQHVTCFSNALEGQFLNPPFGLLPAAGPAAADHLAMAAASASPFLASMMQAQYDGAAGVGGMVHELLQEGGGWYSKLGERERLSGGASQDTGLTSEANANPAEISSRQHMDHHDASLWGY; from the exons ATGGAGCACGACGTGCACcatcaccaccagcagcagcagcggcaggagGCCATGGAGCTGCCTCCGGGGTTCCGGTTCCACCCCACCGACGAGGAGCTCATCACGCACTACCTCGCCTGGAAGGCCGCCGACCCGCGCTTCGCCCCGCGCGCCGTCGGCGAGGCCGACCTCAACAAGTGCGAGCCATGGGACCTGCCCG CTCGGGCGACCATGGGGGAGAAGGAGTGGTACTTCTTCTGCGTCAAGGACCGCAAGTACCCGACGGGGCTGAGGACGAACCGGGCCACCGAGTCCGGCTACTGGAAGGCGACGGGCAAGGACCGGGAGATCCTCAGGGGCAAGGCCCTCGTCGGCATGAAGAAGACGCTCGTCTTCTACACGGGGAGGGCGCCCAAGGGCGGCAAGACCGGCTGGGTCATGCACGAGTACCGCCTCGACGGcaagcacgccgccgccgccggcagcagcagccgcctcaTCTCCTCGATCAGAGCTGGCGCGTCAAAG GACGAGTGGGTACTGTGCCGGGTGTTCAAGAAGAGCATCGAGATTGAGCCGCCAGTGGTGGCTGCAGGCGGCAAGAGGTCGCCGTCAGGCGCCGCATGCACGGAGGTGGCGGACGTCGTGGGGCCGTCCGTATCCATGGCGGACGACCTCGCCGCGTGCGCGCTGCCTCCGCTGATGGACGTGTCCGGTGGCAGCGGCGCCGCCATGTCGCTttcagctgctgctgcggcggcggcgggcatcgagctgccgccgccgtcgcaacaCGTGACCTGCTTCTCCAACGCGCTggagggccagttcctgaacCCACCCTTCGGCCTGCTCCCCGCTGCGGGCCCCGCGGCCGCGGACCACCTCGCCatggcggccgcctccgcctcgccgttcCTGGCGAGCATGATGCAGGCGCAGTACGACGGCGCCGCGGGCGTGGGCGGCATGGTGCATGAGCTCCTGCAGGAGGGCGGCGGGTGGTACAGCAAGCTGGGAGAGAGGGAGCGCctgagcggcggcgcgtcgcaGGACACCGGCCTCACCTCGGAGGCGAACGCGAACCCCGCCGAGATCTCGTCGCGGCAGCACATGGATCACCATGATGCCTCCCTTTGGGGTTACTGA
- the LOC120706357 gene encoding transcription factor MYB106-like, producing the protein MGRSPCCEKEAGLKKGPWTPEEDQKLLAFIEQHGHGCWRSLPAKAGLRRCGKSCRLRWTNYLRPDIKRGKFTLQEEQTIIQLHALLGNRWSAIATHLPKRTDNEIKNYWNTHLKKRLAKMGIDPVTHKPRADAGGASSGARYRAAAHLSHTAQWESARLEAEARLAREAKLRALASPPAASGLESPTSTLSFSESALFAAGAAHDDAHAVLTPRSYGEAFGEQHRFGDDAAATPGFLAGVLLDCPVAGAEQRFAATSADAGVIEQQHQEEEEVDKGYWSSILNMVNSSMSSSSSSLTSEAVTDPAMYLTAAAEFC; encoded by the exons ATGGGGCGGTCGCCGTGCTGCGAGAAGGAGGCCGGGCTGAAGAAGGGCCCCTGGACGCCGGAGGAGGACCAGAAGCTGCTCGCCTTCATCGAGCAGCACGGCCACGGCTGCTGGCGCTCGCTGCCGGCCAAGGCTG ggCTGCGGCGGTGCGGCAAGAGCTGCCGGCTCCGGTGGACCAACTACCTGCGGCCGGACATCAAGCGGGGCAAGTTCACGCTCCAGGAGGAGCAGACCATCATCCAGCTCCACGCGCTCCTCGGCAACAG GTGGTCGGCGATCGCGACGCACCTGCCCAAGCGCACGGACAACGAGATCAAGAACTACTGGAACACGCACCTCAAGAAGCGCCTCGCCAAGATGGGCATCGACCCCGTCACGCACAAGCcccgcgccgacgccggcggcgcctcctccggCGCGCGCTACAGGGCCGCCGCGCACCTCAGCCACACGGCGCAGTGGGAGAGCGCGCGgctcgaggcggaggcgcgcctGGCGCGCGAGGCCAAGCTGcgcgcgctcgcctcgccgccggcggccagcggGCTCGAGTCGCCCACCTCGACGCTCAGCTTCTCGGAGAGCGCGctgttcgccgccggcgcggcccacGACGACGCGCACGCCGTCCTGACGCCGCGCTCGTACGGGGAGGCGTTCGGGGAGCAGCACCGGTTCGGCGatgacgccgccgccacgccaggCTTCCTTGCCGGCGTCCTTCTTGACTGTCCTGTCGCCGGCGCGGAGCAGAGGTTCGCGGCCACGTCGGCGGACGCTGGCGTCATTGAGCAGCAGcatcaggaggaggaggaggtggacaaGGGCTACTGGAGCAGCATTCTGAATATGGTCAACTCGTCCATGTCGTCGTCTTCGTCGTCGTTGACTTCCGAGGCTGTCACGGACCCGGCGATGTacttgacggcggcggcagagttCTGCTGA
- the LOC120655098 gene encoding uncharacterized protein LOC120655098, whose amino-acid sequence MASRGAGLPPRHALPHCVEITPPAGVVRLKLPLPHRLLSWPTAPQAPTALASHPVSGSLACRLPPLASTFSWPAKSSGYKCSRISSQTLNRFIPNPHPLSVFSLSQTPVFLPKPRRPPPPARASGAGRAGPPCTGRCAVAVLRPHRAGPPSSGCRAAARRVADRATPSRCTPSDLRPQILLVFPWLILTCHVPSASLATPNPHSRLEFFSDVTARHCICFASDQMERQGWKSWIKGPKDTLGGQEPNSDDDIVEFFLVQFMKQVYLVNIGIHLAGSCPQFLVLY is encoded by the exons ATGGCCTCCCGCGGCGCTGGCCTCCCGCCCCGCCACGCCCTGCCCCACTGCGTCGAGAtcacgccgcccgccggcgtcgTCCGCCTCAAGCTCCCACTGCCGCACCGCCTCCTGTCGTGGCCcacagcaccgcaggctccaacAGCGCTGGCCTCCCATCCCGTCTCGGGCTCCCTTGCATGCCGGCTACCCCCGCTGGCT TCCACATTTTCGTGGCCTGCCAAGAGTAGCGGATATAAGTGCTCCCGCATATCTTCCCAAACCCTAAATCGATTCATTCCCAACCCTCATCCCCTCTctgttttttctctctcccagACTCCAGTCTTCCTCCCGaagccccgccgcccgccgccaccagccAGGGCATcaggcgccggccgcgccgggcCGCCTTGCACCGGGCGCTGCGCCGTCGCCGTGCTCCGGCCCCACCGCGCCGGCCCGCCATCCTCCGGGTGCcgggccgccgcacgccgcgtcgCCGACCGCGCCACTCCTAGTCGCTGCACGCCGTCAGATCTGCGTCCGCAG ATCCTCTTGGTTTTCCCGTGGCTCATCCTCACCTGCCATGTTCCATCCGCATCTTTAGCTACACCAAATCCACATTCAAGGTTGGAGTTCTTTAGCGA TGTCACTGCAAGGCACTGTATTTGCTTTGCCTCAGATCAAATGGAAAGGCAAGGATGGAAATCGTGGATAAAGGGACCAAAG GATACCTTAGGAGGTCAAGAGCCAAACTCTGATGATGATATTGTGGAGTTTTTTTTGGTACAGTTTATGAAACAAGTTTATTTGGTGAACATAGGCATTCATTTAGCTGGTTCATGCCCACAATTTTTAGTTTTGTATTAG